Proteins encoded in a region of the Ptychodera flava strain L36383 chromosome 4, AS_Pfla_20210202, whole genome shotgun sequence genome:
- the LOC139132051 gene encoding LOW QUALITY PROTEIN: neuronal membrane glycoprotein M6-a-like (The sequence of the model RefSeq protein was modified relative to this genomic sequence to represent the inferred CDS: deleted 2 bases in 1 codon), with protein sequence MGCFDCLALTPFASLIATIVLAVGVGLFCGCGLYALDATCKLFSDYDLYLCDCAERAADTNFETLKLYLYWTIIGVTAFMGVWAIILLVLSFLSTYKAKTQVYGGETVVCGGYICNAFFIFLNYILTLVWLLAAAASSVPIVYLLIFNYSIYCIEDSALAPNEGLNLVHYGVALDNDIGNGTGGGCEGNSVVEKTELENFESATDLQLWWGLFFAATCLVVIGLIHFMMCMSANYAYVKAGLKKSDYEEKKFQEEQELNDLSAFRSSDRIAHYPY encoded by the exons GGTGTTTTGACTGCCTAGCTCTGACGCCATTTGCATCACTGATAGCCACCATTGTCCTAGCTGTAGGTGTTGGTCTGTTCTGTGGCTGTGGCCTCTACGCACTCGATGCAACCTGCAAGCTGTTTTCTGATTACGATCTGTACCTCTGTGACTGTGCTGAAAGAGCAGCAGATACAAACTTTGAAACATT AAAGTTATACCTATACTGGACAATTATCGGTGTGACAGCATTCATGGGTGTCTGGGCCATTATTTTACTGGTCCTCAGTTTCCTGTCAACGTATAAAGCCAAAACACAAGTATATGGCGGAGAAACTGTAGTCTGCGGAGGATATATCTGTAATGCTTTT TTCATATTCCTCAACTACATCCTGACCCTGGTCTGGCTTTTAGCTGCAGCGGCGTCTTCAGTCCCAATTGTATACTTGCTGATATTTAACTATAGTATTTACTGTATAGAAGACAGCGCTTTAGCTCCGAATGAAGGTTTAAATCTAGTACATTATG GTGTTGCCTTAGATAATGACATCGGAAATGGAACCGGTGGCGGTTGTGAAGGAAACTCCGTCGTTGAAAAAACAGAACTGGAAAACTTTG AATCT GCTACTGATCTTCAGCTGTGGTGGGGTTTATTCTTTGCAGCCACTTGTTTAGTTGTGATTGGATTG ATTCACTTCATGATGTGTATGTCTGCAAACTACGCCTACGTCAAAGCTGGTCTCAAGAAAAGTGACTATGAGGAGAAAAAATTCCAGGAAGAGCAAGAACTCAACGACCTTTCAGCCTTCCGCTCAAGTGATAGGATAGCACACTACCCCTACTAA